The [Clostridium] colinum genome includes the window TTAGCTACAAAAAATGCAACTAACATACAAGAAAGACCCCATAATATACCAGGTATATAACCTCCCATAAATAATGCGGCAACAGATGTTCCACCACTAACTAAAGAGTATGTAATTAAAACATTACTAGGAGGTATTAATAAGCCTGTAGGTGCAGTAGCTATATTAACTGCCGCCGAATAAGCCTCATCATAGCCTTCTTTCTTTTCTACTGGTCCTATTATTGACCCCATAGCTGATGCGGCCGCAACACCAGAGCCAGATATGGCTCCAAACATCATATTAGCAACTGAATTTGTATGAGCTAAACTTCCAGGCACTCTACCTGTTAACAATTTTGCAAAATCAATAAGCCTAATAGCTATGCCTCCACGGTTCATAATATTCCCTGCTAATATAAAAAATGGAATTGCTATTAATGTAAACACTGAAATACCTGAAAATACTCTTTGTGCACCAGTTATAACAGTAGCTTCTACATTTAATATTGGTAATATTGCTAATATAGAAGAAACCCCTAAAGATACAGCTATAGGCACACCCATTAATAATAAAATTATTAATGTAATAGCTATTATAATTGCAGATAAAGTTGCTATATCCATCTAATTCCCTCCCGACTTTAACTTATAAACTGATTCTGATATATTTAAAATATTATATATTAAAATTAATGCTCCTGTTATAGGTATAATAATATAAATATACCCCATTACTATTCCTAAAGATGCTGTTATTTGTGTCATAGTAAGATTTGTTATTTTTATACCACCATATACTAATACTACTGCAGAAAAAATAAATATTATTATTTCAGTTATTATATCTAAATATATAGCTTTCACTCCAGTAATTTTATCTGCCAAAAATGACATTCTCATATGTTCTTTTTTCCCAAAAACTAATGCGGAAGCTAATAAAGATAACCAGGTAAAAGAAAATATTAACAATTCTTCAGATACTGTACTAGGAGAATTAAATACATATCTTGTAATAATTTGATAAGACCCAACAATAGTTATAAATACAAATAGTAAAACACAAACTATCTCTAAAATCTTATCTAAAGTTTTTCTAAACTGTATCATTTGTTATCCTCCTTTACTTGTTTATTAACTTTTTGTATATTATTATATATAGGCTCTAGTTTTGGATTTTCTGCTAAAATTTCTTTATGTAAAGGCAACAATTTTTCTTTAAATGGTTCTATCTCTGGATATATAAATTGTACACCCATATTTTTAGAAGCTTCTTCTTTTGCTTGTTCTATGCCTTCTTTCCATGCCTCTATTTCAACTTCTGTACATATTTTAGCTGCTTCTTCAAAAATTTTGCTTTCTTCTTCAGGTAAACTATTTAAAAATTTTGAATTACCAACAAGCATATCCGGAACCATTTGGTGTTGGTTATAGCTATAATATTTTGCGATTTCACCGTGTTTATTATTTGTAAGTGCTAATTCGTTATTTTCAGCACCTTGTATAACTCCTTGTTGAATAGCAGTATAAACTTCACCAAAGCTCATAGGAGTTGCTGCTGCGCCAAAAGCCTCCATCATTTTTATGTTAGTTGGACTTGCTATAACTCTTATTTTTTTACCTTTTAAATCGTCCGGTGTATTTATTGGTGTCGTAGCATAAAAGTTTCTTGTACCTGCATCAAACCACGTTACAGCCTTAAATCCAGATTCTTCAGTAGAACTGTAAATAGGTTCTAATATTTCTTCATTTTCCATTACACTATGATAAGCTTCTACACTATCAAATAAATAAGGCATACTAAATATTTGATATATATCATTAAAAGTTTCTAAATTACTTGTACTAGAAACTACAAAATCTATTGCTCCTGTTTGTACAAGCTCTATTGCTCTAACACTTGGACCTAAAAGCTCGTTAGGAAATATTTGTATGTCATATTGTGGCAAGTTTTCCTCTATGTACTTTTCAAAAGCCATAAGCCCTAAATGTTGTGGGTGGCTTGTAGATTGCCCATGTGATATTCTTACTATTCTTTTACCGTCATTTACTAAGCTACACCCTACAAAAGTTATAGCACAAAAAATTAGGCTACTACATAAAGCTAATTTTTTAAAACTTTTTAACATAAATTTCTCTCCCTTTGTGTAAGTCTTTAAACACCTAATTTAAGAAAAATATCTTTTAGAATTATTAAAGCAAATATTTTCTATAATTTCACCTAATATCTCTTCATCATAAGGATATTGACCAGTTGTAACTAAAGTTCCTATATAATTACATAATATTCTTCTAAAATATTCGTGTCTTACATAAGATAAAAAGCTTCTAGAATCTGTAACCATACCTACAAATTGGCTTATAAGTCCTAGCTGAGATAAAGCCATCATTTGTCTTTCCATACCATCTTTTTGGTCGTTAAACCACCAGCCAGACCCGAACTGAATTTTACCCTTTATATTATCCCCTTGAAAATTACCTATCATAGAACCTATTACTTCGTTGTCTTTTGGATTTAAGCAATATAAAATAGTTTTAGGCAATTTGTTATCTTTTTCCATATGGTCTAATATTCTTGATAATGTATAAGCAATTTCTCCATCATCAATACTGTCAAATCCGCAATCTCTTCCTAATTTATTAAACATTCTTGTATTATTATTTCTTAATGCTCCTATATGTAATTGCATTACCATATTTCTTTTATGATACATTTTACCTAAAGATATTAATAAAGCACAAGCATATTTAGATGCTTCTTCTTGATTAATGCTTTCTTCATTTAAAGCTTTAATAAATATATTATCAATTTCTTTTTCATTAAAATTATAAAAATTAATTCGTTCTAAACTATGGTCACTAATTTTACAGCCATTTTCATAAAAATAATCTAATCTTTTTTCTAATGCACTTTCTAAATCTTTAAAACATTTAATATCTATATTAGATACTTTAGCTAAAATATTTATATATTGTATAAATCCTTTTTCTTTTATTTTTATAGCTTTATCTGGTCTAAATGTAGGATTAACTGTACAATTAAAATCTTTATCCTCTTTTATTTGTTTATGATATTTTAAATCATCTATTGGGTCATCTGTTGTTCCAATATAAGCTACATTTGCCATTTTTATCAATTTTTTAGCTGTAAGCTTTTCTTGTTTTATTATTTCATTACATTTATCCCATATTTCTTTTGCATTTTTTTCGCTTAATGTTTGTTCTATGCCAAAAAATCTTTTAAGCTCTAGATGTGTCCAATGATATATAGGATTGCCTATTAAATAAGGCATCATTTTTGCAAATTGATAAAATTTATCATAATCATCTGCATCACCAGTTATATATTTTTCATCAATACCAAAACTTCTCATAGCTCTCCATTTATAATGGTCGTGATATAACCACATTTTAGCTAAATTATCAAACTCATAATCTTCTGCTATCTCGCTAGGTACTAAATGACAATGATAATCAAATATAGGTGTTTTCTTAGCATAGTTATGATACAATTTTTTTGCAACTTCATTTTCCAATAAAAAATCTTCATCCATAAATTTTCTCATTATTATCACCTCTTAGCTTTAAAATTTATGTTTACTAGTCTAACTCATTAATTAAACTAACAAATTTTTTTGCTGTATTTTCTATATCTTCAACTGACCCTTTAATTAATGAACTTCCTACTCCAACACAAGAAACTCCATTTTTAAACCACTCTTTAACATTATCTATAGTTACTCCACCTGTTGGCATTATTTCTACATTTGGTATAGGTGCTTTTATAGCCTTTACAAACTTAGCGCCAAACATATCTCCTGGAAATAGCTTAATCATTTTATTTCCTTTATCCATAGCTTTCATTATTTCTGTAACAGTCATACAACCTGGTAAATAAAGAATATTTTTATCTTTACAAACTTCATTTACTTCATCACTATATCCAGGGCTTACAACATATTTTGCTCCTGCTTCTATTGCATCTAAAGCCATTTTTTTATTTAATACGCTTCCTACACCAACTAATAAATTTTCATCTTCACTATATTCTTTTATAAGTTCACAAACATTTGGTATGCTATAGGTAAGCTCTAAAGATTTTATACCACCTTTTACACAAGCACTTATATATTCTCTAGTTTCTTTATGGTCTTTAGCTCTAATAACAGCTACTATTTTATTATTTTTTAATTGTTCTAAAATCATATTTTACACTCCTTTAAATTTATACTCCTGAATATGCAGAAAATGCTCCATCTATTGGGATAACAACACCATTAACAAAACCTGATGCCTCTTCTGATACTAAATATAATAAAGTTCCTATAAGCTCTTCTGCCTCTCCAAATCTTCCCATTGGAGTACTATTTAAAATCTTTTTACTTCTTTCTGTTGGTGTTCCATCTTCATTAAATAATAATCGTTCATTTTGTTGTGTTACAAAAAATCCTGGTGCCATAGCATTGACTCTAATTCCAACTTTAGACATATGAACAGCAAGCCATTGAGTAAAATTACTTACAGCTGCTTTTGCTCCAGAATATGCCGGTATTTTTGTAAGTGGTGTAAAAGCATTCATAGATGATATGTTAATTATTGTTGCTCCTTTTTTATTAATCATATCTTTACTAAATTCTTGTGATGGAAGCAAAGTTCCTAAAAAGTTTAAATTAAATACAAATTCTATACCACTTGGGTCTAAATCAAAAAAAGTTGTTAAATCTTTATTTTTTAAATCTTCTACTTCAAAATATTCTTTTGTTGTAGTTCCTTTTGGGTGGTTTCCTCCTGCCCCATTTATTAATATATCTGTTTCACCAAATTTTTCTAGTATTATATTATGAGCATTTTTTATGCTTTCTTTATCTAAAACATTTGTTTCTATGCCTATGGCTATACCGCCCTCATCATTTATTTCTTTTGCCTTTTTATCACATTCTTCTTGTCCCAAAGCTAAAATAGCAACTTTAGCTCCACATTTAGCAAGTGCCTTTGCCATTTCTCCACATAAAACACCTGTTCCACCTGTTACAACACAAACTTTGTCTTTTAAATCAATATTAAAAGGTAATTTCATATAAAACACTCCTTAAATAATCTAAACATAAAAATATCTTGTATACTAGTATACTAGCATACAAGATATTTTTTAACAATACTTTTTTTAATATTTTTTATTTTTTCTCCTTTTTATACAATTTTCAAATTATATATTTTATTTATTTTTAGTTATATTGTATATGTAATAATTTGTTTATATTATCTAATATAATTAGCTATTTCCTTATTATTTATAATTAAATTTTCCCAGCTACTAACTGGTTCTACTATATGACTATAAATAATATCATCTACTTCGCTCATTTTTCCATCTTTTATAATTTCAAAGTATTTAATATGTTGTTGTATTAAATTATCTTTGCTCTCATTCATTTCATCTAACAATCTTATTCTATTATAGTGGGTACTAATATTACAAATAACTTTCCAAACATTAGCTTTTTCTACCTCTTCAAAAATTAATCTATGAAATTTATTATCTAATTCGTGAAAATCTAAAAAATTATTATCTTTTTTACATATTAATTGTTGTTCCATTATATACTTTTCTAATTTTAATAATCCATTTTTAGAAAATTTTTTACAAGCTAAATGTAAAACTTCTTTTTCTAAATTTTGTCTAATAAAAATTGCATCATTAATCAAATTTTTATCAATTAATGAAACATATGTTCCTAATTGTGGTTTAACTTCTATTAAATTTTCTTCTTTTAATTTTATTAAAACTTCTCTAACAGGTGTTCTAGATACATTTAATATATTAGCTAAATCACTTTCGCTAAGTAAAGCCCCTGGTTTTAGCTCTAAAAACATAATATTATTTTTTAAATTTTTATATACATATTCTTTTGTAGTCTCATTTTTTTCTTTATTATAAAGTATCAACCCTATACCTCCATAATATACTTTTTATATATAATTATTATTAAAACTAAATTTAATCTTTAATACTAAAAATATTATACATTAGTGTAATATTTTACACAAGTATATATTTATTAATTAGTTAAATTACAAAAATAAAAAAGCCATAAAAATTTTATGACTTCAGATTGTAAACAAAATAGAATTAACACAAAAAACGAAAAGAGTTCATATATTTAATCGTACACGTGGTTTTGCCACGTATACGCAAAACTAAGTTTTAGCCCCTTATACAAGAAACCCTTGTTTTTTTAATACAGTACCTTAAAAAATAATATTATTATTTTTTCACAGGTTATAGATTTTTTCTACAACCTCAATTTTATGACTTTTTTATTTTTGCCATTGTTCTGTCATCGGTCTTGGTTTGCTCATTTCTTCATCTGTTAAAGGTGGTCTTTCTTGTAAAAATTTAGTCCCACTAACCATTTTTGTATATACTATATACATATCATTAGTAACAATTTTTTCTATTGGATAACAAGTTAACAAGTCTACCGAATAAGGTTCTTTTCCATTAAATGCCATATCACTCCAATCGTGAACACCCGATTCATATATAGCAGACCCCGTTACTTCATATATAAATATATCAAAAGGAGTTTCTACTATAAATTTATCTCCAACCTCCATTTTAGGCAAATCATAAAAAAGTTGATAGTTATGTCCCCCTAAGGCCGTAACAGATTTTTCACCAAATATCCCCCAGTTTCCAAAACGCCCTGGTGCTGTTATTTGCCAGTTGTTGTTTATATCATCAGACCCATAATATATAGGCATTTCATATATTTCCATTTTAGGTATAGTAAGAGTACCTACTTGTTCTCCCAGTTCATATTCTGGAGCTAATGTATCTATCTCTACAATTGTATTATCATCCCAAACTTCTTTGTATTTTTCTAATGTTTTTTCTTTATCTTGTTCCATTTGAGAAAATGTAGTAGGATTTTTTGCCACAACTGGAAACAATTTAACACAACTTGCTGTTGCAATAAATGCTATCAAGCTAAAACATATTTTTCTTACTAACATATATTTAACCACCTCTTTCTTCTAAATATACTAACATAATTAAAAGGTATTTGTAAATATATAAATTAATATTGAAGATAAAATATTTTTATATTTTATATAAAAATTATAATTTAAAAAAATATATATTTAAAAACTTAAATTTTTATTAGCTTTATCTCTATATATAAAAATTTGGTTAAAAATATAAAATTTTATCTTTTTTATTTTTTTCTTTAAAATTTTTCAATTTTAGTGTATAATCTATTTATAATGTATACTTAAGTTAGTATATAATAAAA containing:
- a CDS encoding TRAP transporter small permease; the encoded protein is MIQFRKTLDKILEIVCVLLFVFITIVGSYQIITRYVFNSPSTVSEELLIFSFTWLSLLASALVFGKKEHMRMSFLADKITGVKAIYLDIITEIIIFIFSAVVLVYGGIKITNLTMTQITASLGIVMGYIYIIIPITGALILIYNILNISESVYKLKSGGN
- a CDS encoding TRAP transporter substrate-binding protein; translation: MLKSFKKLALCSSLIFCAITFVGCSLVNDGKRIVRISHGQSTSHPQHLGLMAFEKYIEENLPQYDIQIFPNELLGPSVRAIELVQTGAIDFVVSSTSNLETFNDIYQIFSMPYLFDSVEAYHSVMENEEILEPIYSSTEESGFKAVTWFDAGTRNFYATTPINTPDDLKGKKIRVIASPTNIKMMEAFGAAATPMSFGEVYTAIQQGVIQGAENNELALTNNKHGEIAKYYSYNQHQMVPDMLVGNSKFLNSLPEEESKIFEEAAKICTEVEIEAWKEGIEQAKEEASKNMGVQFIYPEIEPFKEKLLPLHKEILAENPKLEPIYNNIQKVNKQVKEDNK
- the uxaC gene encoding glucuronate isomerase, coding for MRKFMDEDFLLENEVAKKLYHNYAKKTPIFDYHCHLVPSEIAEDYEFDNLAKMWLYHDHYKWRAMRSFGIDEKYITGDADDYDKFYQFAKMMPYLIGNPIYHWTHLELKRFFGIEQTLSEKNAKEIWDKCNEIIKQEKLTAKKLIKMANVAYIGTTDDPIDDLKYHKQIKEDKDFNCTVNPTFRPDKAIKIKEKGFIQYINILAKVSNIDIKCFKDLESALEKRLDYFYENGCKISDHSLERINFYNFNEKEIDNIFIKALNEESINQEEASKYACALLISLGKMYHKRNMVMQLHIGALRNNNTRMFNKLGRDCGFDSIDDGEIAYTLSRILDHMEKDNKLPKTILYCLNPKDNEVIGSMIGNFQGDNIKGKIQFGSGWWFNDQKDGMERQMMALSQLGLISQFVGMVTDSRSFLSYVRHEYFRRILCNYIGTLVTTGQYPYDEEILGEIIENICFNNSKRYFS
- a CDS encoding bifunctional 4-hydroxy-2-oxoglutarate aldolase/2-dehydro-3-deoxy-phosphogluconate aldolase; its protein translation is MILEQLKNNKIVAVIRAKDHKETREYISACVKGGIKSLELTYSIPNVCELIKEYSEDENLLVGVGSVLNKKMALDAIEAGAKYVVSPGYSDEVNEVCKDKNILYLPGCMTVTEIMKAMDKGNKMIKLFPGDMFGAKFVKAIKAPIPNVEIMPTGGVTIDNVKEWFKNGVSCVGVGSSLIKGSVEDIENTAKKFVSLINELD
- a CDS encoding SDR family oxidoreductase, which codes for MKLPFNIDLKDKVCVVTGGTGVLCGEMAKALAKCGAKVAILALGQEECDKKAKEINDEGGIAIGIETNVLDKESIKNAHNIILEKFGETDILINGAGGNHPKGTTTKEYFEVEDLKNKDLTTFFDLDPSGIEFVFNLNFLGTLLPSQEFSKDMINKKGATIINISSMNAFTPLTKIPAYSGAKAAVSNFTQWLAVHMSKVGIRVNAMAPGFFVTQQNERLLFNEDGTPTERSKKILNSTPMGRFGEAEELIGTLLYLVSEEASGFVNGVVIPIDGAFSAYSGV
- a CDS encoding GntR family transcriptional regulator; its protein translation is MILYNKEKNETTKEYVYKNLKNNIMFLELKPGALLSESDLANILNVSRTPVREVLIKLKEENLIEVKPQLGTYVSLIDKNLINDAIFIRQNLEKEVLHLACKKFSKNGLLKLEKYIMEQQLICKKDNNFLDFHELDNKFHRLIFEEVEKANVWKVICNISTHYNRIRLLDEMNESKDNLIQQHIKYFEIIKDGKMSEVDDIIYSHIVEPVSSWENLIINNKEIANYIR
- a CDS encoding sortase domain-containing protein, which encodes MLVRKICFSLIAFIATASCVKLFPVVAKNPTTFSQMEQDKEKTLEKYKEVWDDNTIVEIDTLAPEYELGEQVGTLTIPKMEIYEMPIYYGSDDINNNWQITAPGRFGNWGIFGEKSVTALGGHNYQLFYDLPKMEVGDKFIVETPFDIFIYEVTGSAIYESGVHDWSDMAFNGKEPYSVDLLTCYPIEKIVTNDMYIVYTKMVSGTKFLQERPPLTDEEMSKPRPMTEQWQK